One genomic window of Syngnathoides biaculeatus isolate LvHL_M chromosome 13, ASM1980259v1, whole genome shotgun sequence includes the following:
- the bag1 gene encoding BAG family molecular chaperone regulator 1 yields the protein MSAQAITVTVAYGSTKHTIAVTSQEDGKSPTVKDLSESLTQVTGVPSASQKLIFKGKSLKDMEQTLTSYGIKDGSKLMMIGKRNSPEEEAELKKLKDIEKSVEQTAKKLEKVDGELTGLKNGFLAKDLQADALGKLDHRVKVAAEQFMKILEQIDALSIPENFNDCRMKKRGLVKTVQDFLAQCDKMEACISDHLTKIQSKNLALAD from the exons ATGTCAGCTCAAGCTATCACCGTGACAGTCGCTTACG GTTCTACGAAGCACACCATCGCGGTCACCAGTCAAGAGGATGGCAAGAGTCCCACCGTCAAAGACTTGTCAGAAAGTCTCACTCAGGTCACCGGAGTCCCTTCGGCCTCGCAAAAACTCATCTTCAAGG GGAAGTCGCTGAAGGACATGGAGCAGACGCTGACCAGTTACGGGATAAAAGACGGATCCAAGCTCATGATGATTGGAAAGAGG AACAGTCCCGAGGAGGAAGCCGAGCTGAAAAAGCTGAAAGATATTGAAAAATCAGTGGAGCAGACAGCTAAAAAGCTGGAGAAGGTTGACGGGGAGTTGACTGGACTCAAGAAT GGTTTCCTGGCCAAAGATCTGCAGGCTGACGCGCTGGGAAAACTGGACCACAGAGTGAAAGTGGCAGCTGAGCAGTTTATGAAGATCCTGGAGCAGATCGATGCGCTG AGCATCCCGGAGAACTTCAACGACTGTCGGATGAAGAAAAGGGGTCTCGTGAAGACGGTCCAG GACTTCCTGGCCCAGTGTGACAAGATGGAGGCTTGCATATCAGACCACCTGACAAAGATCCAGTCTAAAAATCTGGCACTGGCCGATTGA